The Oncorhynchus clarkii lewisi isolate Uvic-CL-2024 chromosome 31, UVic_Ocla_1.0, whole genome shotgun sequence genome includes the window atcttcaaaggtaagtgatttattttatcgctatttctgactttctctgcttgtttggaaaatgtttaaCGCTTTTGTATgcgggtgctgtcctcagataatcgcatgatatgctttcgccgtaaagcctttttgaaatctgacaaagcagcTGGATTAAGAAGAAGTTAAGCTTTGAAACAATGTaggacacttgtattttcattaatgtttaatattacgattttgtattttgaatttggcatGCTccgatttcaccggatgttgtcaaatctcCACTAGAGGGATTTACGCACTAAGaggttcattaaatagtacccgcaaaacaccagtcttaacaTCAACAGTGAATAGGCGACTCCGGGACGTtggccttcttggcagagttgcaaagaacaAGCCATATctaagactggccaataaaaggaAAAGATtaaggagtgatggttgctgataatgggcctcttgtacacctatgtagatattcctttttttttattttttttttttttaaatcagccatttccagctacaatagtcatttacaacattaacaatgtcttcactgtatttctgatcaatttgatgttattttaaatggacaaaaaatttgtttttctttcaaaaacaaggacatttctaagtgaccccaaacttttgaacggtagtgtgtgtgtaaaagtAAAGGAAAAAAACAGAAGCATTCACTAAGTTGTCTGAGGTTTACCTTGCCATGGAGGAGAAACAGcttcaaaccatctcaattatcTTTAGCGGACACTTTAGGAAAGGACAAAGTCACTACAGGCCAAGGCTCGCTGACAATGGCCTGCACAGCCTACATTTGTAGTATATATTATTGGATACATTATAGGGTACCATATTCCAGTGGTTCAATTCCTTTCCTTGAGTAACCATTAAAGTACAGTTAGGTTGCCCCAGACCCACACTTGTGGTTGTCCACAACAACACAACTGTACTGTTGGGGTTACTCAAGGAAAAGTGTTAACTGATAAGGTACCCTTTGGTAATGTTTCCAGTACACACAAAGCTTCACGAACTCACCTTTTTGCGGAAAATAGGCTTGGTCTGTCCACCGTAACCGGACTGCTTTCTGTCATATCTCCTCTTACCTAAAACACATATCAGTTATTTATCTTGGAACACATTGCGGTCCATGCTACCTGCCAATGCTCATTTTGAGACAAACTCACCTTGGGCATAGAGGGAATCCTTTCCCTTCTTGTACTGGGTAACTTTGTGAAGCTGGTGCCTCTTGCACTTCTTGCAGTAGGTCCTGCGCGTCTTTGGTACGTTCACCTGGATCACACAAACATTAATTTAGAAACATGTACACCGACAGTGCAGTAGTATGGTACATTGTCATTTACAGTACCTCTGCATTCATATTTATTCACTGAACACTGGGCATCAAAACAAATATCCAGTATGGTGGTCAGGTCACTACCATTCAACCTAAGGAGCTGCTACCCAGACAAGAGCCTTTTTCCATCTGTGGCATTTTTCCCATCTGTGGCATTTTTGTTCAAAATACTAGTTACATGTGCATACTTTCTGCCACAAAGTTATATAATCAAGTCTACCAACAATCGGTTTGGTGACCGGCTGGCTCTATAAGGTAACGTAGACACCATTGTCTCCTTAACGTGCACCACTTAGCTACTTGAAGACCAGCCTATAGTACATTTGCTACGTTTAAAAACGGTAACAAGTACTTAGCAATGATGCACATCTAAAATGGCAATACC containing:
- the LOC139390911 gene encoding large ribosomal subunit protein eL42-like — protein: VIQVNVPKTRRTYCKKCKRHQLHKVTQYKKGKDSLYAQGKRRYDRKQSGYGGQTKPIFRKKAKTTKKIVLRLECVEPNCRAKRMVPIKRCKHFELGGDKKRKGQVIQF